Proteins from a single region of Streptococcus mitis:
- a CDS encoding glycosyltransferase family 2 protein gives MMGEKISVIVPVYNVENYLERCVESILHQTYTNFELILINDGSTDSSGKICDDLANQYENIKVYHIENAGVSNARNLGIQLATGAWITFIDSDDFVTNDYLATLASAVEGEHVGFVIAPLHHIKNGIVTDLPLHSGKTELWSTEETMKELLMTTRTSFFPVAKLFKRDLLADEKFNTNYHLAEDALFLTELLLKTRCSSVFIDKPIYYYDHREGSATTSVNRYVFDTIEVYKQIIAQVSQVFPNLKYELINRECWSYITVYDKIIFTSRGEYQKEKAELRTWIVQHRREIWKDAYFTTFRKVAILSLVISPWLYKKIVGLKN, from the coding sequence ATGATGGGAGAAAAAATAAGCGTTATCGTTCCAGTCTACAATGTAGAAAACTATTTGGAACGATGTGTGGAGTCAATTCTTCATCAGACTTATACCAATTTTGAACTAATCCTAATAAATGATGGGTCTACTGATTCTAGTGGAAAGATCTGTGATGATTTAGCAAATCAGTATGAGAATATCAAGGTTTACCATATCGAAAATGCTGGTGTTTCTAATGCAAGAAATCTTGGAATTCAGCTAGCGACAGGTGCTTGGATAACTTTTATTGATAGCGATGATTTCGTCACCAATGATTATCTAGCTACTTTAGCTAGTGCAGTTGAGGGAGAACATGTAGGTTTTGTGATTGCTCCTCTACACCATATCAAAAATGGCATTGTAACAGACCTTCCTCTACATTCTGGAAAAACAGAACTCTGGTCAACAGAAGAAACCATGAAGGAACTACTGATGACTACCAGAACGTCATTTTTTCCAGTCGCAAAACTGTTTAAGAGAGACCTGCTTGCGGATGAAAAGTTTAATACAAATTATCACCTGGCTGAAGATGCCCTATTTTTAACTGAATTGTTACTAAAGACAAGATGTAGTAGCGTATTTATTGACAAACCGATTTATTATTATGATCATCGTGAGGGAAGTGCGACAACATCTGTTAATCGGTATGTATTTGATACGATAGAAGTTTATAAGCAAATAATTGCTCAAGTTTCACAAGTCTTCCCTAATTTAAAATATGAATTAATAAACAGAGAGTGTTGGTCGTACATCACAGTTTACGATAAAATTATCTTTACTTCACGTGGAGAGTATCAAAAGGAGAAAGCCGAGCTGAGGACTTGGATTGTTCAGCATCGACGTGAAATATGGAAGGATGCTTATTTCACTACTTTTCGCAAGGTAGCGATCCTCTCACTTGTCATTTCTCCATGGCTATATAAGAAAATTGTTGGATTAAAAAACTAA
- a CDS encoding DUF1310 family protein, with translation MKPLKIVGIILASFLVIVGLSIGGYKVMQKVEHDEMARIVKSEEVKKIVENKLKYLDSETLTKEGTIKSYEIDIDSIKHNPMGGIDFKVYVNSDKKLRVMYGLEKDSTTGKIEYSGGGYSAQLAELLKKVKK, from the coding sequence ATGAAGCCATTAAAAATTGTAGGAATCATTTTAGCTAGTTTTTTGGTTATTGTTGGATTAAGCATAGGAGGATATAAAGTAATGCAAAAAGTAGAACACGATGAGATGGCGAGAATTGTTAAAAGTGAGGAAGTCAAAAAGATTGTTGAAAATAAACTTAAATATCTAGATAGTGAGACCTTAACAAAAGAAGGTACAATAAAATCGTATGAAATTGATATCGACTCAATTAAGCATAATCCCATGGGTGGTATTGATTTTAAAGTATATGTAAATTCAGATAAAAAACTAAGAGTGATGTATGGATTAGAGAAAGATAGCACTACCGGAAAAATTGAATATTCAGGTGGCGGCTATTCTGCTCAACTTGCAGAATTGTTAAAAAAGGTGAAAAAATGA
- a CDS encoding DUF1310 family protein, giving the protein MRLLKIIGIVLASLLVIVGLSVGGYKVMKKVEQDEMVRIVEGEEVKKIIEDDLKEMDQFSLTNKGKIKSYQIDDKSIHHSPMGGIKFKIYINNDEELYVFFTINKDRSSGKLVNDGGGNSAKFEKMITEGKSE; this is encoded by the coding sequence ATGAGGTTATTAAAAATTATAGGAATTGTTTTAGCTAGTTTATTAGTTATTGTTGGATTAAGCGTAGGAGGATACAAGGTGATGAAAAAAGTAGAACAAGACGAGATGGTGAGAATTGTAGAGGGTGAGGAAGTCAAAAAAATCATAGAAGATGATTTGAAAGAAATGGACCAATTTTCTTTAACAAATAAAGGAAAAATAAAGTCTTATCAAATTGATGATAAATCCATCCATCATAGTCCAATGGGAGGGATCAAATTTAAAATTTATATAAATAATGACGAAGAATTATATGTATTTTTCACTATTAATAAAGATAGAAGTAGCGGAAAGTTAGTTAATGATGGCGGAGGAAACTCTGCTAAATTTGAGAAAATGATAACGGAGGGGAAAAGTGAGTAG
- a CDS encoding DUF1310 family protein, translated as MKPLKIVGIVLASLLVIVGLSVGGFKVMKQAEHDEMVRIVESEEVKEIIEDYLNYIDGKAFTNKGVIQSYEIDTESIQHNPMGGINFSVYVNEDNELYVRYTLEKNSQTNKVDFSSGGYSGKLHNLIKEKQ; from the coding sequence ATGAAACCATTAAAAATTGTAGGAATTGTTTTAGCTAGTTTATTAGTTATCGTTGGATTAAGCGTAGGAGGATTTAAAGTGATGAAACAAGCAGAACATGATGAGATGGTGAGAATTGTAGAGAGTGAGGAAGTCAAAGAAATAATAGAGGATTATTTGAATTACATAGATGGGAAAGCTTTTACAAATAAAGGAGTAATCCAGTCTTATGAAATAGATACAGAATCTATTCAACATAACCCTATGGGGGGAATAAATTTTTCTGTTTATGTAAATGAAGATAATGAACTATATGTAAGGTATACCCTAGAGAAAAACTCGCAAACAAATAAGGTGGATTTTTCCAGTGGGGGATACTCGGGGAAATTGCACAATCTGATAAAGGAGAAACAATGA
- a CDS encoding LicD family protein: protein MSERTLTLEEIKQVELDILKYLHDLCEQHHIKYFIDFGTLLGAVRHKGFIPWDDDTDISLARDEFEKLYKVLKNENHPYYKLISFRETKGYPYSYMRVYDVRTRRDANLIDKTVVLGTCVDIFPYDGVVTQESDQKKMKLYKYFIRLSSLNFKGIKSENGGLKNLPRYMGSAIFRLTSPQIWNQKLESLALKYSVDQATDLTCTIYDSYYPDGIKKEWLYDLIDMPYENIVVKVPRKYHELLVYEFGENYMSPPPIEQQVPGGDKNYWID, encoded by the coding sequence ATGTCTGAAAGAACTTTAACTCTTGAAGAAATCAAACAAGTAGAATTAGATATTTTGAAGTATCTTCATGATCTTTGTGAACAACATCATATCAAATATTTTATTGATTTTGGAACATTACTAGGAGCTGTACGCCATAAAGGATTTATACCTTGGGATGATGATACAGATATTTCCTTAGCGCGTGATGAGTTTGAAAAACTGTATAAGGTTTTAAAAAATGAAAATCATCCCTACTACAAATTAATTTCATTCAGAGAAACAAAGGGGTATCCTTACAGTTATATGCGAGTCTATGATGTGAGGACACGTCGAGATGCTAATCTTATAGATAAAACGGTCGTATTGGGAACCTGCGTTGATATCTTTCCATATGATGGTGTCGTAACGCAAGAAAGTGACCAGAAGAAAATGAAGCTCTACAAATATTTCATTCGTCTTTCTTCTTTGAATTTTAAAGGGATTAAGTCTGAGAATGGTGGACTTAAAAATCTCCCTCGTTATATGGGGTCAGCTATTTTTCGTTTAACTTCCCCACAGATATGGAACCAAAAATTAGAGAGTCTTGCTTTGAAGTATAGTGTGGATCAAGCAACAGATCTCACTTGTACTATCTATGATTCCTATTATCCAGATGGTATAAAAAAAGAATGGCTCTATGATTTGATTGATATGCCGTATGAAAACATTGTGGTCAAGGTTCCTAGAAAATACCATGAATTACTTGTCTACGAATTTGGAGAAAACTATATGAGTCCGCCACCCATTGAGCAACAAGTGCCAGGAGGAGATAAAAATTATTGGATTGATTAG
- a CDS encoding DUF1310 family protein, with the protein MRLLKIIGIVLASLLVIVGLSVGGYKVMKKVEHDEMVRIVESEETKEIFKVRLKQIDPNALTEKGIIKSYKVDSFEHNPMGGIIVYLYINDSSSYKVSVFLHKDSDGKLRNGGGSNPPLEKLKGDSN; encoded by the coding sequence ATGAGGTTATTAAAAATTATAGGAATCGTTTTAGCTAGTTTATTAGTTATTGTTGGATTAAGTGTAGGAGGATATAAAGTGATGAAAAAAGTAGAACACGATGAGATGGTGAGAATTGTAGAGAGTGAGGAAACGAAAGAGATTTTTAAAGTGCGCTTAAAACAAATAGATCCGAATGCTCTAACAGAAAAAGGAATTATTAAATCATATAAAGTTGATTCTTTTGAACATAATCCAATGGGAGGAATAATTGTTTATTTGTATATAAATGATTCTTCAAGTTATAAAGTTAGTGTTTTCTTACATAAAGATAGTGATGGTAAATTAAGAAATGGCGGTGGGAGTAATCCACCTCTGGAAAAATTAAAGGGAGACTCAAACTGA
- a CDS encoding LicD family protein: MSDLKAIQARSLEMAEYFAAFCKEHDLLCYLCGGGAIGALRNKGFIPWDDDLDFFMPRKDYEKLAELWPRYADERYFLSKSNKDFVDRNLFITIRDKETTCIKPYQQDLDLPHGLALDVLPLDYYPKNPAERKKQVRWALIYSLFCAQTVPEKHGALMKWGSRILLGLTPKSLRYRIWKKAEKEMTKYSLAESDGITELCSGPGYMRNKYPIASFEDNLFLPFEETEMPIPVGYDAYLSTAFGDYMTPPPADKQVPHHDAVIADMDKSYREYKGEYGA; encoded by the coding sequence ATGAGTGATTTGAAAGCGATTCAGGCTCGTAGTCTGGAAATGGCTGAATATTTCGCCGCATTTTGTAAAGAACATGATTTGCTTTGTTATCTTTGTGGTGGAGGTGCTATTGGTGCCCTTCGAAACAAGGGTTTCATTCCTTGGGATGATGATCTAGATTTTTTTATGCCCCGTAAGGATTATGAAAAATTGGCAGAATTATGGCCTCGTTATGCAGATGAGCGTTATTTCTTGTCAAAGAGTAACAAGGATTTTGTCGATCGCAATCTTTTTATTACTATTCGTGACAAGGAAACTACCTGCATTAAACCTTACCAGCAAGATTTGGATTTGCCACATGGTTTGGCCTTAGATGTTTTGCCTTTGGATTATTATCCTAAAAATCCAGCTGAGCGGAAAAAACAGGTTCGTTGGGCCCTGATCTATTCTCTTTTTTGTGCGCAAACTGTTCCAGAAAAGCATGGCGCACTTATGAAATGGGGGAGTCGCATTTTACTCGGTTTGACACCAAAATCTCTTCGTTATCGCATTTGGAAAAAAGCTGAGAAAGAAATGACCAAGTACAGTCTGGCTGAGAGCGATGGAATCACGGAGTTATGCTCCGGTCCTGGCTACATGAGAAACAAGTACCCAATCGCATCCTTTGAAGATAATCTCTTCTTGCCATTTGAAGAGACAGAGATGCCCATTCCAGTTGGCTACGATGCCTATCTCAGCACTGCTTTTGGTGATTATATGACACCTCCACCAGCAGATAAGCAGGTGCCGCATCATGATGCTGTTATCGCTGATATGGATAAGAGTTATAGAGAGTACAAGGGAGAATATGGAGCATGA
- a CDS encoding DUF1310 family protein: MKPLKIVGIVLASLLVIVGLSIGGYKVMKKVEQDEMVRIVESEEVKKIIEDNLKLRHKGALEEGNIIQNYDIDINSIFHSPMGGIKFKIYINNDEELYVFFTINKDRSSGKLVNDGGGSSAKFKKIITERKSE; this comes from the coding sequence ATGAAACCATTAAAAATTGTAGGAATTGTTTTAGCTAGTTTATTAGTTATCGTTGGATTAAGTATAGGAGGATACAAGGTGATGAAAAAGGTAGAACAAGACGAGATGGTGAGAATTGTAGAGAGTGAGGAAGTCAAAAAGATCATAGAAGATAACCTAAAGCTGAGGCATAAAGGGGCACTTGAAGAAGGAAATATTATCCAGAATTATGATATAGATATTAATTCCATTTTTCATAGTCCAATGGGAGGGATCAAATTTAAAATTTATATAAATAATGACGAAGAATTATATGTATTTTTCACTATTAATAAAGATAGAAGTAGCGGAAAGTTAGTTAATGATGGTGGAGGAAGCTCTGCTAAATTTAAAAAAATAATAACGGAGAGAAAAAGTGAGTAG
- a CDS encoding MBL fold metallo-hydrolase, whose amino-acid sequence MKNKQLIKLVGYSFLVFFLALIQLSQGVDANTISAGSGNRIHFINTKAKSGSDAILLESNGHYALIDMGEDYDFPDGSDPRYPSRWGISMRNYQVLEDRLIRHLDEIGVKKLDFIIGTHVHSDHIGGADEILNRYQVGKFYLKKYSDDRITAKWGLWDNLFNYDNALRAAQKRGVTLIQNISDEDSHIKLGDMDIQLYNYKNEYDADGNLKKVRDDNSNSIVSVVTVAGKRIYLGGDLDNAEGAEDKLGPVIGKVDMMKWNHHYDATISNTINFLENLSPKMIIQTTGGDINVASTREYLQKKNIQVLRAASQTQDATVFDISDKGFANVSNTFPDIPVVDEKWYQEDGYWKYRLSDGEMAIGWKEIGGATYFFNGKGQMQAGRWLHLNDDWGENAKGNDYYLNKNGKMQTGGWFKLDNSWYYIQSNGARRFSELSEIGGKKYLFAADGKMLTGHQVFNGKKMFFSESGVLQISGKPSTWQKIDSAWYFYDEDGLKTVGKKNINGSTYYFNQEGVMQTGWAFVDGHWNYFASSGAMKTGWVKDQETWYYLDKDGIMLTGRQDIKGIRYYLNASGAMQTGWKWQDNSWYFYTNSGAMKTGWLKDKESWYYLDPETGIMAVGSKAIDGKTYFFKSSGNMQVGWQWSNDVWHYYAASGALQTGWLKDHDMWYYLESKEGAMLVGLNQVDGKQYYFSKSGAMQTGWKWFDNHYRYFESNGAMKTGWIKDKGVWYYLNPEDGIMLVGLHKVNGDQYYFDSTGAMQTGWKQLDGNWYYFQADGSLLKNSTTPDGYKVNEEGVWKQVVTVDKQQNHSTNKQETSTLTDKSENMNKAEKQENHKEINSSNSEKQKEDSIIESSSSDKKEKE is encoded by the coding sequence ATGAAAAATAAACAGTTAATAAAATTAGTTGGGTATAGTTTTCTTGTATTCTTTCTAGCGCTGATTCAGTTATCGCAAGGAGTAGATGCAAATACTATCTCTGCAGGTTCGGGCAATCGTATCCATTTCATAAATACTAAAGCCAAATCAGGGAGTGATGCCATCCTTCTGGAAAGCAATGGTCACTATGCTTTGATTGATATGGGAGAAGACTATGATTTTCCTGATGGGAGTGACCCACGCTATCCAAGTCGTTGGGGAATTTCTATGAGAAATTATCAAGTATTAGAGGATAGATTGATTCGCCACCTAGATGAAATAGGTGTTAAAAAATTAGATTTTATCATAGGAACTCATGTTCATAGTGATCATATTGGTGGAGCAGACGAAATACTCAATCGTTATCAGGTTGGTAAGTTTTATTTGAAAAAATATTCAGATGATCGAATCACAGCAAAGTGGGGTCTATGGGATAATCTTTTCAATTATGATAATGCTTTGAGAGCAGCTCAAAAACGAGGAGTTACGCTTATCCAGAATATTTCAGATGAGGATAGCCATATAAAATTAGGTGATATGGATATCCAGCTCTACAACTATAAGAATGAATATGATGCTGATGGGAATCTGAAAAAAGTTCGAGATGATAACTCCAACTCCATTGTTTCAGTAGTGACTGTGGCAGGAAAGAGAATCTATCTTGGTGGAGATTTGGATAATGCCGAAGGAGCAGAAGATAAGTTAGGTCCAGTTATCGGCAAGGTTGATATGATGAAATGGAACCACCATTATGATGCGACAATTTCAAATACGATTAATTTCCTTGAAAACTTATCACCAAAAATGATTATTCAGACAACTGGTGGAGATATTAATGTTGCTTCAACTAGAGAATACCTTCAGAAGAAAAATATTCAGGTTCTTCGTGCTGCTAGCCAAACTCAAGACGCTACTGTTTTTGATATTAGCGATAAAGGATTTGCTAATGTTTCAAATACCTTCCCTGATATCCCAGTAGTTGACGAAAAATGGTATCAAGAAGATGGCTATTGGAAATATCGTTTGTCTGACGGGGAAATGGCTATCGGCTGGAAAGAGATTGGCGGAGCCACTTACTTCTTTAATGGAAAAGGACAAATGCAAGCAGGCCGCTGGCTTCACCTTAATGACGACTGGGGAGAAAATGCCAAGGGGAATGATTACTATCTGAACAAAAATGGTAAAATGCAAACTGGTGGATGGTTCAAGCTAGATAACTCTTGGTATTATATCCAGTCGAATGGTGCTAGACGATTTAGCGAGCTCTCTGAAATTGGAGGGAAAAAATACCTTTTTGCGGCAGATGGTAAGATGCTGACAGGACACCAAGTTTTTAATGGTAAGAAGATGTTCTTTAGCGAAAGTGGCGTACTACAAATTTCAGGTAAGCCTTCAACTTGGCAAAAGATTGATTCAGCTTGGTATTTCTATGATGAGGATGGTCTAAAGACTGTCGGTAAAAAGAATATCAATGGAAGCACATACTACTTTAATCAAGAAGGTGTCATGCAAACTGGCTGGGCCTTTGTTGATGGTCACTGGAACTATTTTGCAAGTTCTGGAGCTATGAAAACTGGCTGGGTCAAGGATCAGGAAACATGGTATTATCTGGATAAAGATGGCATCATGTTAACTGGCAGACAAGATATAAAGGGTATTCGTTACTATTTGAATGCTAGTGGTGCCATGCAGACTGGCTGGAAGTGGCAAGACAATAGCTGGTACTTCTATACGAACTCAGGTGCTATGAAAACTGGTTGGTTGAAAGATAAAGAATCATGGTATTATTTGGATCCGGAAACAGGTATCATGGCCGTAGGCTCTAAAGCGATTGATGGAAAAACCTATTTCTTTAAATCCTCAGGTAACATGCAAGTTGGCTGGCAGTGGTCAAATGATGTCTGGCATTATTACGCTGCATCTGGTGCACTTCAAACTGGTTGGCTAAAAGATCATGATATGTGGTATTATCTTGAATCTAAGGAAGGCGCTATGTTGGTTGGACTCAATCAAGTAGATGGTAAGCAATATTACTTTAGCAAATCTGGTGCCATGCAGACTGGCTGGAAATGGTTTGATAATCATTACCGTTACTTTGAATCAAATGGAGCCATGAAAACTGGTTGGATAAAAGACAAAGGCGTCTGGTATTATCTAAATCCTGAAGATGGTATTATGTTGGTTGGCCTTCATAAAGTTAATGGTGATCAATATTACTTTGATTCAACAGGAGCAATGCAAACTGGCTGGAAACAGCTTGATGGCAATTGGTACTATTTCCAAGCAGATGGTTCCTTATTAAAAAATTCTACTACACCTGATGGTTATAAAGTTAATGAAGAAGGTGTATGGAAACAAGTAGTTACTGTTGATAAGCAGCAAAATCATTCTACAAACAAACAGGAAACATCTACTCTAACTGATAAATCAGAAAATATGAATAAGGCAGAAAAGCAAGAAAATCATAAAGAAATTAACTCTTCTAATTCAGAAAAACAAAAAGAGGACTCAATTATAGAGTCAAGTAGTTCCGATAAGAAAGAAAAGGAATAA
- a CDS encoding Mbeg1-like protein, giving the protein MSRQYSDHERQKIANEEYTSYSETDPLKIINDKGKKETIGTVRQVIENETGIKVYVVESPDQSEVSVLYEGSKAPFDEGWEVDWLANDIPMAQNILKGEEGVTSQLKAAASILDDIMLEYPNAKISVYGHSLGSMNAQYALANVRDISRISGAYIYQGPNIYPVLTKEQRQRVDAIKYRIHNYVDDKDLVPIGYPKNRMDSVGVVGMMHHVDSVQQVDFVYSQHLWGGYVFNEDGSLKIKNDRSSFEKRYSSGLDKVSSGLYDYAKAKEALASGGYTSGEKLFLDSEQALTISSGLHEVANAGHEEICSIVHKAHQEAEKIVASTYHVPFGFILSPTEVATAYSDGGVSRTTIVDDLDHYFYPKIKKSEKLAEDFQSLEKQIADGVQKKLEDDKELAGNFKEWMKIK; this is encoded by the coding sequence GTGAGTAGACAGTATAGTGATCATGAACGTCAAAAAATTGCTAATGAAGAGTATACAAGTTATTCTGAAACAGATCCCTTGAAAATCATAAACGATAAAGGAAAGAAAGAAACCATCGGTACAGTCCGTCAGGTGATAGAAAACGAGACAGGAATAAAGGTTTACGTAGTTGAGAGTCCAGACCAATCTGAAGTGTCCGTTCTTTACGAAGGTTCTAAAGCGCCATTTGATGAAGGATGGGAAGTGGATTGGCTTGCAAATGATATTCCCATGGCTCAAAATATTTTGAAAGGTGAAGAAGGGGTGACTTCTCAGTTGAAGGCGGCGGCATCTATCTTAGATGATATAATGTTGGAATATCCAAACGCTAAAATCTCAGTTTATGGTCACTCTCTTGGTTCTATGAATGCTCAATACGCCCTAGCTAATGTTAGGGACATTTCACGTATTTCAGGAGCTTATATCTACCAAGGCCCGAATATCTATCCGGTCTTGACCAAAGAACAGCGGCAGCGTGTGGATGCGATAAAGTATCGTATTCATAATTATGTTGATGATAAAGATTTGGTTCCTATAGGTTACCCTAAAAATAGAATGGATAGTGTCGGTGTTGTAGGGATGATGCATCATGTGGACTCTGTACAACAGGTAGATTTTGTATATTCTCAACACTTGTGGGGCGGTTATGTTTTTAATGAAGATGGTAGTCTTAAAATTAAGAATGATCGTTCATCGTTTGAAAAACGGTATTCATCTGGTTTGGATAAGGTTTCCAGCGGCTTGTATGACTATGCAAAGGCTAAAGAGGCATTGGCTTCAGGCGGTTATACGAGTGGTGAGAAACTCTTTTTAGACTCCGAACAGGCCTTAACGATTTCATCGGGATTGCATGAAGTCGCAAATGCTGGTCATGAAGAGATTTGCTCCATAGTTCATAAAGCTCACCAAGAAGCAGAGAAAATAGTAGCGAGCACTTATCACGTTCCCTTTGGTTTTATTTTATCACCTACAGAGGTGGCGACAGCCTATTCTGATGGAGGAGTATCTCGTACGACAATCGTAGATGATCTTGATCATTATTTCTATCCAAAAATCAAAAAATCAGAAAAACTAGCCGAAGATTTTCAAAGTTTAGAAAAGCAAATAGCAGATGGTGTCCAAAAAAAATTGGAAGATGATAAAGAGTTAGCAGGGAATTTTAAAGAATGGATGAAAATCAAGTAA
- a CDS encoding LicD family protein gives MNFSKLDEYFEKSKLWIAYLFVFISILSMSSLVYKIANPLYKGLSAIVVLYICCTLLFKWKEITVDRKFLSLFGLLAGSHLLSAIFNRSGHLIGNVIEILFMVTYILLFTMLESGQLKKLFDWIAYTVQIVSFSSAIFAFGLLVSRVLILFKIGEQSYYYGVMNGRLWGIVNPNASAIFSYISIILAMYLIHKGSKYSVYLKLNNVIQLVYFATMQSRGALLSLVLMIGFYSFFINGGKLAKRFLIFIISALLVSAANIGLSYVTSIYISSGKATVLDLNKGQSYAETDSSVIKKTGELHLIETTPSGRTYIWKNAIKMGSEKPIFGYGVRNVPDYYTKYFSKFEIQNSLIGGNFHNILVTIFVSSGILGLVSFLLLLGYIIKRFLTYLIVSKKNSEKLIMILFFGILFGQLFESQIMYSTNFINIIFWLIIGYGLVVCKRDEGIRYQEVTDIREIQQMELGIMEYIHETCQKIGVKYFLAYGSLIGAVRHKGFIPWDDDMDICMLREDYEKLQDYLIANPDERYEVMSYKNNLNYVYPFMKVQDNHTYLLEEDVRIDSNMGIYVDIFPVDGYENDANFKNKMTKLIKKRQLSCYTFKGITNTKSVLNSLIRYISVIIFYFTNTNKYVAQIEELAKSRKVSDYEEVDYLIYKDMNKPVWRREWLEQVTTGTFEGKKFTIPKKYHEILTSDYGDYMQLPPVEQRVSHHGFKLWKIVKKSK, from the coding sequence ATGAATTTTTCAAAATTGGATGAATACTTTGAAAAATCAAAACTATGGATTGCGTATCTATTTGTTTTTATTTCGATTTTAAGTATGAGTTCACTGGTTTATAAGATAGCAAATCCCCTCTACAAGGGATTATCAGCGATTGTAGTACTTTATATTTGCTGTACCTTATTGTTTAAGTGGAAAGAAATCACAGTAGATCGCAAATTTCTGTCCTTATTTGGTCTATTGGCTGGAAGTCATCTGTTATCAGCTATTTTTAATCGCTCTGGACATTTGATTGGAAATGTGATAGAGATCCTCTTTATGGTGACCTATATTTTATTATTTACCATGTTAGAATCAGGGCAACTTAAAAAATTATTTGACTGGATTGCCTATACGGTTCAAATTGTATCTTTTTCTTCAGCAATTTTTGCGTTTGGTTTATTGGTAAGTAGAGTCCTTATCCTATTTAAGATTGGCGAACAATCTTATTACTATGGTGTTATGAATGGACGTCTGTGGGGGATTGTTAATCCAAATGCTAGTGCGATATTTTCATACATTAGCATTATTTTGGCTATGTATTTGATTCATAAAGGAAGTAAATATTCTGTCTATCTTAAACTGAATAATGTAATTCAATTAGTTTACTTCGCAACCATGCAAAGTAGAGGAGCTTTATTATCTTTAGTGTTAATGATTGGGTTTTATAGTTTCTTTATTAACGGGGGCAAGTTAGCTAAGCGATTTCTAATCTTTATTATTTCTGCTTTACTTGTTTCTGCTGCTAACATCGGATTGAGTTATGTAACCTCTATTTACATATCCTCGGGGAAAGCGACTGTATTAGACTTAAATAAAGGACAATCTTATGCAGAAACGGATTCTTCAGTTATAAAAAAAACAGGTGAACTTCATCTAATAGAAACAACACCTAGTGGCAGAACTTATATTTGGAAAAATGCTATAAAAATGGGAAGTGAGAAACCAATTTTTGGTTATGGTGTAAGAAATGTTCCAGATTATTACACAAAATATTTCAGTAAATTTGAGATTCAAAATTCTCTTATTGGTGGAAATTTCCATAACATTTTGGTAACGATATTTGTTAGTTCTGGAATTTTAGGTTTAGTATCCTTTCTACTTCTACTAGGATATATAATTAAGCGCTTTTTGACTTATTTGATTGTTTCTAAAAAGAACTCTGAAAAGTTGATTATGATTCTTTTCTTTGGCATCTTGTTCGGTCAATTATTTGAAAGTCAGATTATGTACTCAACTAACTTTATTAATATTATCTTTTGGTTGATTATTGGTTATGGATTAGTTGTTTGCAAACGTGATGAAGGTATTCGTTATCAGGAAGTAACTGATATTAGAGAGATCCAACAGATGGAACTAGGAATCATGGAATACATTCATGAAACTTGCCAGAAAATTGGTGTCAAATATTTCCTAGCTTATGGCAGTCTTATCGGTGCGGTTCGTCATAAAGGTTTTATTCCTTGGGATGATGACATGGATATCTGTATGTTACGAGAAGATTATGAAAAGTTGCAAGACTATCTTATTGCTAACCCTGATGAACGTTACGAAGTGATGTCTTATAAAAATAATCTCAACTATGTCTATCCCTTCATGAAAGTGCAGGATAACCATACCTACTTGCTAGAAGAAGATGTTCGTATTGATTCAAATATGGGGATTTATGTAGATATTTTCCCTGTAGATGGCTACGAGAATGATGCCAATTTCAAGAACAAGATGACAAAGCTGATAAAGAAACGTCAATTGAGTTGCTATACATTTAAAGGTATCACCAATACGAAAAGTGTTCTGAATTCACTGATACGCTATATTTCAGTTATTATTTTTTATTTCACAAATACAAATAAATACGTTGCACAAATTGAAGAACTTGCTAAATCACGTAAAGTGTCAGATTATGAGGAAGTGGATTATCTTATCTACAAGGATATGAACAAACCAGTGTGGAGACGCGAATGGCTAGAACAAGTTACTACTGGAACATTTGAAGGTAAGAAATTTACTATTCCGAAAAAATATCATGAAATTTTGACCTCAGACTACGGAGATTATATGCAATTGCCGCCAGTTGAACAAAGAGTATCTCATCATGGTTTTAAATTGTGGAAGATTGTTAAAAAGTCTAAATAA